A single Planctomycetota bacterium DNA region contains:
- a CDS encoding biotin/lipoyl-binding protein — MAVEFKLPDLGENVKSADVVSLMVAVGDTIAKNQPVIEAETDKAVMEIPSSVAGKITAISVKKGDTVKVGQVVLTVDESAAAKPVDKKADRRKEDKKESPAPQPEAPVSSSREAAPAPAPAATPAPAQPAAPVPVSSAQGPVAAAPSVRQFAREIGIDIHQVPGTGPGGRISVEDVKAYARTRAAAGGRAPASDKPRAERQAMTKIRKVTAAHMAKCWNTVPHVTIFDKADVTDLEAERQQFKKKAEQAGGKLTITPMFMKIAAAALKVFPNLNASIDTEKSEIELHHYCNLGVAVDTPRGLVVPVIRDVDKKNIIELALEIGNLSIKARDGKLLPDDMSGGTFTITNLGSIGTGFFTPIVNHPEVAILGMGRAVMEPVWDGKQFIPRLMAPLSLSFDHRLVDGADGARFLRWIVQAVENPLLISLEG; from the coding sequence ATGGCCGTTGAGTTCAAATTGCCCGACCTGGGCGAGAATGTAAAGTCCGCCGACGTGGTTTCCCTGATGGTCGCCGTCGGTGACACCATCGCGAAGAATCAGCCGGTCATCGAAGCCGAGACGGACAAGGCCGTGATGGAAATCCCATCAAGCGTCGCCGGCAAGATCACCGCGATCTCGGTCAAAAAGGGCGACACCGTCAAGGTCGGCCAAGTTGTTTTGACCGTTGACGAATCCGCCGCCGCCAAACCCGTGGACAAGAAAGCCGACCGTCGCAAGGAAGACAAGAAGGAATCGCCCGCGCCGCAGCCCGAAGCGCCCGTTAGCAGCAGCCGCGAAGCGGCGCCTGCTCCCGCGCCCGCTGCGACACCCGCCCCCGCACAACCCGCCGCGCCGGTCCCCGTCTCCAGCGCTCAAGGTCCCGTTGCCGCCGCGCCGTCCGTGCGGCAGTTCGCCCGCGAGATCGGCATCGATATTCATCAGGTCCCCGGCACCGGACCCGGCGGGCGCATCAGCGTCGAAGACGTCAAGGCCTACGCCCGCACGCGCGCCGCCGCCGGCGGTCGCGCCCCGGCTTCCGACAAGCCCCGCGCCGAGCGGCAGGCGATGACCAAGATCCGCAAAGTCACCGCCGCCCACATGGCCAAGTGCTGGAACACCGTCCCGCATGTGACGATCTTCGACAAGGCCGACGTGACCGACCTCGAAGCCGAGCGTCAGCAGTTCAAGAAGAAGGCCGAGCAGGCCGGGGGCAAGCTGACCATCACGCCGATGTTCATGAAGATCGCCGCCGCCGCCTTGAAGGTGTTCCCGAATCTCAATGCGTCGATCGACACCGAAAAGAGCGAAATCGAACTGCACCACTACTGCAACCTCGGCGTCGCCGTCGACACGCCGCGCGGCCTCGTCGTGCCCGTCATCCGTGACGTCGACAAGAAGAACATCATCGAACTCGCCCTCGAAATCGGTAATCTCTCCATCAAGGCCCGCGATGGCAAACTCCTGCCCGACGACATGTCCGGCGGCACGTTCACCATCACCAACCTCGGCTCCATCGGCACCGGGTTCTTCACGCCGATCGTCAACCACCCCGAAGTCGCCATCCTCGGCATGGGCCGCGCCGTCATGGAGCCCGTCTGGGACGGCAAACAGTTCATTCCCCGACTGATGGCCCCCTTGTCCCTGAGCTTCGACCACCGCCTCGTTGACGGCGCCGACGGCGCGCGATTCCTGCGATGGATCGTCCAGGCCGTCGAAAACCCGCTGCTCATTTCCCTCGAAGGTTAA
- the aceE gene encoding pyruvate dehydrogenase (acetyl-transferring), homodimeric type — MSTYVGHSSDDPAALAQQTHDWLDSLEDVLASRGPDFVRQLLRNLQIHAQKQGVVLPVTSQTPYLNTIPTHRQPPYPGNLEIERRIKSIIRWNAMAMVVRANRDPAAPGGHISTYASIATLYEVGYNHFFRGRKHACGGDSVYFQGHASPGNYARAFTEGRLSESHLKNFRRELRDGIGAGLSSYPHPWLMPDFWEYPTVSMGLGPLMSIYRARFMRYLDDRGIKEYKGAKVWNFGGDGEVDEPETLGAITLASREKLDNLIWVINCNLQRLDGPVRGNGKIIQELEAIFRGAGWNVIKVLWGGDWDPLFEQDDEGLLVHRLEEMVDGEYQKLRVEGGAYIRENVFGAHEKLQQMVANMSDDQLWHLRLGGHDPRKVHAAYKTAFEHEGAPTVILAKTIKGYGLGEAGEGMNITHQQKKMNEAEMLAFRDRFNIPLTNEQVKDLPFYRPADNSIEMQYIRERQAALGGPVPSRTVVTNNWEAPDDSAFTQFDQGTGDKDMATTMAFVRVLQKLLRDKQIGKYIVPIIPDEARTFGMDGLFPMVGIYSHVGQLYEPVDRDTIAYYKETTDGQILEEGINEAGSMCSFIAAGTSHTSHAQPMIPFYIYYSMFGFQRIGDLVWLAGDIRSRGFMLGGTAGRTTLNGEGLQHQDGHSHLLFSVVPNIRAYDPAYGYEIAVILRDGIRRMYYENEDIFYYLAVGNEPYAHPAKPEGCEEGILKGAYKLKPAPKKAKLRAQLLGSASIINSVLEAQQMLADKYDVAADVWSVTSYTELRREALDVERWNLLHPESEARVPYVTQCFGKVEGPIIAASDYMKALPDLVAKWVPGGIVSLGTDGFGRSESRQALRDHFEVDARYVVLAALKSLADRGEYDKSRLSAVVKELGINPDKPNPLKA; from the coding sequence ATGAGCACTTACGTAGGCCATTCCTCCGACGACCCGGCTGCGCTGGCCCAGCAGACGCACGACTGGCTCGACTCCCTCGAGGATGTACTGGCCTCCCGCGGGCCTGATTTCGTACGCCAGCTCCTGCGGAATCTGCAGATTCACGCACAGAAACAGGGCGTCGTCCTGCCTGTTACGAGTCAGACGCCGTATCTGAACACGATTCCGACCCATCGTCAGCCGCCCTATCCGGGCAATCTGGAAATCGAACGCCGCATCAAGAGCATCATCCGCTGGAACGCCATGGCGATGGTCGTCCGCGCCAACCGCGACCCCGCCGCCCCCGGCGGGCACATCAGCACGTATGCTTCGATCGCCACGCTGTATGAAGTGGGTTACAACCACTTCTTCCGCGGCCGAAAACACGCCTGCGGAGGCGACAGCGTGTACTTTCAGGGTCATGCCTCCCCCGGCAACTACGCCCGCGCCTTCACCGAAGGGCGTCTGAGCGAGAGCCACCTCAAAAACTTCCGCCGCGAACTGCGCGACGGCATCGGGGCCGGCCTCTCCAGTTACCCGCACCCCTGGCTCATGCCCGACTTCTGGGAATACCCGACCGTGAGCATGGGCCTCGGCCCTCTCATGTCGATCTACCGCGCCCGGTTCATGCGATACCTCGACGACCGCGGCATCAAAGAGTACAAGGGCGCCAAGGTCTGGAACTTCGGCGGCGACGGCGAAGTCGATGAGCCCGAAACCCTCGGCGCCATCACCCTCGCCTCCCGCGAAAAGCTCGACAACCTCATCTGGGTCATCAACTGCAACCTTCAGCGCCTCGACGGCCCGGTGCGCGGCAACGGCAAGATCATTCAGGAGCTTGAAGCCATCTTCCGCGGCGCCGGCTGGAACGTCATCAAGGTCCTCTGGGGCGGCGACTGGGACCCGCTCTTTGAACAGGATGATGAAGGCCTGCTGGTCCATCGCCTCGAAGAAATGGTCGACGGCGAGTACCAGAAGCTGCGCGTCGAAGGCGGGGCCTACATCCGTGAAAACGTCTTCGGCGCTCATGAGAAGCTCCAGCAGATGGTCGCCAACATGTCCGACGACCAGCTCTGGCACCTCCGCCTCGGCGGGCACGACCCCCGCAAGGTTCACGCGGCCTACAAGACGGCGTTCGAACACGAAGGCGCCCCGACCGTCATCCTCGCCAAGACCATCAAGGGCTACGGCCTCGGTGAAGCCGGCGAAGGCATGAACATCACGCATCAGCAGAAGAAGATGAACGAGGCGGAGATGCTCGCCTTCCGCGACCGCTTCAACATCCCGCTCACCAACGAGCAGGTCAAGGATCTGCCCTTCTATCGCCCCGCCGACAACTCGATCGAGATGCAGTACATCCGCGAGCGGCAGGCGGCCCTCGGCGGCCCCGTCCCGAGCCGAACCGTCGTCACTAACAACTGGGAAGCCCCCGACGATTCCGCCTTCACGCAGTTCGATCAGGGCACCGGCGACAAGGACATGGCCACCACGATGGCCTTCGTCCGCGTCCTGCAGAAACTGCTCCGCGACAAGCAGATCGGCAAGTACATCGTGCCGATCATCCCCGACGAGGCCCGCACGTTCGGCATGGACGGGCTGTTCCCGATGGTCGGCATCTACTCGCACGTCGGCCAGCTCTACGAGCCCGTCGACCGCGACACGATCGCCTACTACAAGGAAACGACCGACGGCCAGATCCTCGAAGAGGGCATCAACGAAGCCGGCTCGATGTGCTCCTTCATCGCCGCGGGCACGAGTCATACCAGCCATGCCCAGCCGATGATCCCGTTCTACATCTACTACTCGATGTTCGGCTTCCAGCGCATCGGCGACCTCGTCTGGCTCGCCGGTGACATCCGCAGCCGGGGCTTCATGCTCGGCGGCACCGCCGGTCGCACGACTCTGAATGGCGAAGGCCTTCAGCATCAGGATGGTCATTCGCACCTGCTTTTCTCCGTCGTTCCGAACATCCGGGCCTACGACCCGGCCTACGGCTACGAGATCGCCGTCATCCTCCGCGACGGCATCAGGCGGATGTACTACGAAAACGAGGATATCTTCTACTACCTCGCCGTCGGCAATGAACCCTACGCGCATCCCGCCAAGCCCGAAGGTTGCGAAGAAGGCATCTTGAAGGGCGCCTACAAGCTCAAGCCCGCGCCGAAGAAGGCCAAGCTCCGCGCTCAGCTTCTCGGCTCCGCGTCGATCATCAACAGCGTGCTCGAAGCGCAGCAGATGCTCGCCGACAAGTACGATGTCGCCGCGGATGTCTGGTCGGTGACGAGCTACACGGAACTGCGTCGCGAGGCGCTGGACGTGGAGCGGTGGAACCTTTTGCATCCGGAGTCGGAAGCGCGCGTGCCGTATGTGACGCAGTGCTTCGGCAAGGTCGAAGGCCCGATCATCGCGGCCAGCGACTACATGAAGGCGCTGCCGGACCTCGTCGCCAAGTGGGTCCCCGGCGGGATCGTCTCGCTGGGCACCGACGGGTTCGGCCGCAGCGAGAGCCGGCAGGCGTTGCGCGATCATTTTGAAGTCGATGCCCGATATGTCGTGCTCGCGGCGCTCAAGTCGCTCGCCGATCGCGGCGAATATGACAAGTCGCGTCTGAGCGCCGTCGTGAAGGAACTGGGCATCAATCCCGACAAACCCAATCCGCTTAAAGCATAA
- the lpdA gene encoding dihydrolipoyl dehydrogenase: protein MSNNNGKRLLVLGAGPGGYPAAFYAAHLGMDVTLIDERANPGGVCLYVGCIPSKALLHVAKLINEAHESSAWGVTFDKPKIDLDKLRAFKDKVVSKMTGGLGMMSKAHKIKFIQGRGEFTDANTLSVTDKDGKKQDVSFDAAIVATGSRPAMPKALAIGSKRVMDSSGALELPEIPKSMLVIGGGYIGLEMGTVYAALGSKITVVEMLTGILPGADRDLVDVLGKSLKGKFEAILTDTRVTEMSETKDGIKVKLVGVDLNEERTYDRVLITVGRAPNSQNLGLEKLGIKVTERGFIEVNPQRATNVQNIFAIGDVAGEPGLAHKATHEARVAVDAVAGNPAAFDPATIPAVVFTDPEVAWAGLTETQCLNQGVAHKVTKFPWAASGRAATLGRQDGLTKLIIDPRTGRVLGCGIVGVGAGDLIAEAALAIEMGATAEDLALTIHPHPTMSETIMEAADLYLGHSAHLIVRK from the coding sequence GTGTCGAACAACAACGGTAAACGTCTTTTGGTTCTCGGTGCAGGTCCCGGCGGTTACCCCGCTGCCTTTTATGCGGCACATCTGGGCATGGACGTCACGCTCATCGACGAACGCGCCAATCCCGGCGGCGTGTGCCTGTACGTCGGGTGCATCCCGTCCAAGGCGCTCTTGCACGTCGCGAAACTGATCAACGAAGCGCATGAATCCTCCGCGTGGGGCGTCACCTTCGACAAGCCCAAGATCGACCTCGACAAGCTGCGCGCGTTCAAGGACAAGGTCGTCTCGAAGATGACCGGCGGGCTGGGCATGATGAGCAAGGCCCACAAGATCAAGTTCATTCAGGGCCGCGGCGAGTTCACCGACGCCAACACGCTGTCCGTCACCGACAAGGACGGCAAGAAGCAGGATGTGTCCTTCGACGCCGCGATCGTCGCCACCGGCTCGCGCCCGGCGATGCCCAAGGCGCTGGCCATCGGGTCCAAGCGCGTGATGGATTCCTCCGGCGCGCTGGAGCTTCCGGAAATCCCCAAGTCGATGCTCGTCATCGGCGGCGGGTACATCGGCCTGGAGATGGGCACCGTCTACGCCGCCCTCGGCTCCAAGATCACCGTCGTCGAAATGCTCACCGGCATCCTCCCCGGCGCTGACCGCGACCTCGTGGATGTGCTCGGCAAATCGCTCAAGGGCAAATTCGAAGCGATCCTCACCGACACGCGCGTCACCGAGATGTCCGAAACCAAGGACGGCATCAAGGTCAAACTCGTCGGCGTCGACCTCAATGAAGAGCGCACCTACGACCGCGTGCTCATCACCGTCGGTCGCGCCCCCAACTCGCAGAACCTCGGTCTCGAAAAGCTCGGCATCAAAGTCACCGAGCGCGGCTTCATCGAAGTCAATCCCCAGCGCGCCACCAACGTGCAGAACATCTTCGCCATCGGCGACGTCGCCGGCGAACCGGGCCTCGCCCATAAAGCGACGCACGAAGCGCGCGTCGCCGTCGATGCTGTCGCCGGCAATCCCGCCGCGTTCGACCCGGCGACGATTCCCGCCGTGGTGTTCACCGATCCCGAAGTGGCGTGGGCCGGGCTGACGGAGACGCAGTGCCTCAATCAGGGCGTGGCGCACAAGGTGACGAAGTTCCCCTGGGCCGCATCGGGCCGCGCTGCGACGCTCGGCCGGCAGGACGGTCTGACCAAGCTCATCATCGACCCGCGCACCGGCCGGGTGCTCGGCTGCGGCATCGTCGGCGTCGGCGCCGGCGATCTGATCGCCGAAGCCGCGCTCGCCATCGAAATGGGCGCGACCGCGGAGGATCTGGCCCTGACCATCCACCCGCACCCGACCATGAGCGAAACCATCATGGAAGCCGCCGACCTGTACCTGGGTCACAGCGCCCATCTGATCGTGCGCAAGTGA
- a CDS encoding sulfatase-like hydrolase/transferase produces MKGLSYVLLAALMSAAMGLRTFAEPPQRMNVVFLLSDDQRADVLSCAGFPVIQTPNIDKLAAGGVRFANGFVTTSICAASRATCFTGLVERTHRFTFGTPPIAMRFIDDSYPVLLRAAGYRTGFFGKFGVHVEGGKKTTERMFDEYADLFRNPYIKKLPDGTMRHIDDIEVDRAIDFLRATPKGTPFCLSVSFNGGHAEDGDKEHQYTAAPPEQELYSDVKMPRPNLDDPTIFEAMPEFLKKSMNRERYFWRWDTPEKYDLNMRNYLRLLTTVDRNVGRVMEELAKEGLTDKTIVIYMGDNGYYMGERGFAGKWTHFDESQRVPLIVFDPRLPAGSRGRVANNISLNLDIAPTILDGADVTIPARYQGRSLLPLMRDGHAADSRAGFFCEHLMNHKDIPKWEGYRNGRYVYARYFEQNPPYEFLHDLEKDPSELQNFASDPAYADVLAKMRRTTDEWRDKYDQEGKGPQAEVTPESRRGE; encoded by the coding sequence ATGAAAGGGTTGTCATATGTGTTGCTCGCCGCGCTGATGTCGGCGGCGATGGGCCTTCGCACGTTCGCCGAGCCGCCGCAGAGGATGAACGTCGTGTTCCTGCTGTCGGACGATCAGCGGGCGGACGTGCTGAGCTGCGCGGGGTTCCCGGTGATCCAAACGCCCAACATCGACAAGCTGGCGGCGGGCGGGGTGCGCTTCGCCAACGGGTTCGTGACGACGAGCATCTGTGCGGCGAGTCGGGCGACGTGTTTCACGGGGCTGGTGGAGCGCACGCACCGGTTCACCTTCGGCACGCCGCCGATCGCGATGCGCTTCATCGATGACAGCTACCCCGTGCTGCTGCGCGCGGCCGGGTACCGCACGGGATTCTTCGGCAAGTTCGGCGTGCACGTCGAAGGGGGGAAAAAGACGACCGAGCGCATGTTCGACGAATACGCCGACCTGTTCCGCAATCCGTACATCAAGAAACTGCCCGACGGCACGATGCGCCACATCGACGACATCGAAGTCGACCGCGCGATCGACTTCCTCCGCGCGACGCCCAAAGGCACGCCCTTCTGTCTTTCCGTCTCGTTCAACGGCGGTCACGCCGAGGACGGCGACAAGGAACACCAGTACACCGCCGCGCCGCCGGAGCAGGAGCTTTACAGCGATGTGAAGATGCCCCGGCCCAATCTCGACGACCCGACGATCTTCGAGGCGATGCCCGAGTTCCTCAAAAAGTCGATGAACCGCGAGCGGTATTTCTGGCGTTGGGACACGCCGGAAAAATACGACCTCAACATGCGCAACTACCTGCGTCTGCTCACGACGGTCGACCGCAATGTGGGGCGCGTGATGGAGGAACTGGCCAAGGAGGGGCTGACCGACAAGACGATCGTCATCTACATGGGCGACAACGGCTACTACATGGGCGAGCGGGGATTCGCGGGGAAATGGACGCATTTCGACGAGTCGCAGCGCGTGCCGCTGATCGTTTTCGATCCGCGTCTGCCCGCCGGTTCGCGCGGCCGGGTGGCGAACAACATTTCGCTGAACCTCGACATCGCTCCGACGATTCTCGATGGGGCGGACGTGACGATTCCCGCGCGGTATCAGGGCCGCTCGCTTTTGCCGCTGATGCGCGACGGCCACGCCGCCGATTCGCGCGCCGGCTTCTTCTGCGAGCACCTGATGAATCACAAGGACATCCCCAAATGGGAGGGCTACCGCAACGGGCGGTACGTATATGCGCGGTATTTTGAGCAGAACCCGCCGTACGAATTTCTGCACGATCTGGAGAAGGACCCCTCCGAACTTCAGAACTTCGCGAGCGATCCGGCCTACGCCGATGTATTGGCGAAGATGCGGCGGACGACGGACGAATGGCGCGACAAGTACGATCAGGAAGGCAAGGGTCCGCAAGCGGAAGTCACGCCCGAGTCGCGCCGGGGCGAGTGA
- a CDS encoding prepilin-type N-terminal cleavage/methylation domain-containing protein, with protein sequence MAQSQRRDGFQRRVQSDFDRQRGVQLRQAGHGRRRHGRAGGDGCDVRRNPCGGQCAAGDDDSRARRVAGGVGADVAFMDTTPMKHECVHAEVRCGSVPRLRRGDFSRPAANGAFTLIELLVVVAIITLLISILLPSLTQARQSAQMVACGSNLHQMSVAAFAYGSSNRGMLPPLSDLTSSPNLYMWKRTPSLLFMKQNMADGLNVLYCPSFLAQNSVGASGYPTSDAYGNNNRDPQYWVHVNETWGSSNELVTSYFTMMSAHLNPAVSSKYTKDSRNLQVTRQTDKANMPIFADNQLRRDAQTWSDWTRSHWGTSDVMPIGTNVAYLNGSVLWRSMAETNLMYSYSLGNRDLFW encoded by the coding sequence ATGGCTCAATCCCAACGGCGAGACGGATTTCAACGCCGTGTCCAATCGGATTTCGATCGCCAGCGGGGCGTTCAACTTCGACAAGCTGGCCATGGCCGCCGCCGCCACGGCCGCGCCGGGGGCGACGGGTGTGACGTTCGACGAAATCCGTGTGGCGGGCAGTGCGCCGCTGGTGACGACGATTCCCGCGCCCGCCGCGTTGCCGGCGGGGTTGGCGCTGATGTCGCTTTTATGGATACGACGCCGATGAAACATGAATGCGTTCATGCCGAGGTTCGGTGCGGATCGGTCCCGCGCTTGAGGCGGGGTGACTTCAGTCGCCCCGCCGCCAATGGGGCGTTCACGCTCATCGAGCTGCTCGTGGTGGTGGCGATCATCACGCTTCTGATCTCGATTCTGCTTCCGTCGCTCACGCAGGCGCGGCAGTCGGCTCAGATGGTCGCCTGCGGATCGAATCTGCATCAGATGAGCGTGGCGGCGTTCGCGTACGGGTCGTCGAACCGGGGGATGCTGCCGCCGTTGAGCGATCTGACCAGCTCGCCGAATCTGTATATGTGGAAGCGGACGCCGTCGCTTTTGTTCATGAAGCAGAACATGGCGGACGGACTGAATGTGCTGTATTGCCCGTCGTTTTTGGCGCAGAACAGCGTGGGCGCATCAGGGTATCCGACGAGCGATGCGTACGGCAACAACAATCGCGATCCGCAGTACTGGGTCCATGTCAATGAAACATGGGGCTCGAGCAACGAACTGGTCACCAGCTACTTCACGATGATGTCGGCCCATCTCAATCCCGCAGTCAGCTCCAAGTACACCAAGGATTCCAGGAACCTTCAGGTGACCCGGCAGACGGACAAGGCCAACATGCCGATCTTCGCCGACAATCAGTTGCGGCGCGATGCGCAGACATGGAGCGACTGGACCCGTTCGCACTGGGGCACTTCCGATGTGATGCCCATCGGAACCAACGTCGCGTATCTCAACGGCAGCGTGCTTTGGCGCTCGATGGCGGAGACGAATCTGATGTACAGCTATTCGCTGGGCAATCGCGATCTGTTCTGGTGA
- a CDS encoding sigma-70 family RNA polymerase sigma factor: protein MSARPDEFARLIATHMREIYRYVLTLVPSPADAEDVIQETSIKLWSQFDKFDPNTNFAAWAFRIAYYEVLTHRTKHRRDRHLFSSELVEKLAERRAAMSESLIDRRRLLEACLEELSEPHRQLLRDRYAGTETMQALAQRTGRPINTIYKTLDRIRRALGACVDRKAAEQTA from the coding sequence ATGTCCGCCCGGCCCGATGAATTCGCTCGCCTGATCGCGACCCACATGCGCGAAATCTACCGCTATGTGCTGACCCTCGTGCCCAGCCCCGCCGATGCCGAGGACGTCATTCAGGAAACCTCCATTAAGCTCTGGAGCCAGTTCGACAAGTTCGATCCGAACACGAACTTCGCCGCCTGGGCCTTCCGCATCGCCTACTACGAAGTCCTGACCCACCGCACGAAACACCGCCGCGATCGGCATCTATTCTCCAGCGAACTGGTCGAGAAACTCGCCGAGCGCCGGGCGGCGATGAGCGAATCGCTGATCGACCGCCGCCGGCTCCTCGAAGCGTGTCTGGAGGAGTTGTCCGAACCGCATCGTCAGCTCCTCCGCGACCGTTACGCCGGAACGGAAACCATGCAGGCCCTCGCTCAGCGCACCGGCCGGCCCATCAACACGATCTACAAAACCCTCGACCGCATCCGCCGCGCCCTCGGTGCATGCGTCGACCGCAAAGCCGCCGAACAGACCGCGTAA